A single Maniola hyperantus chromosome 11, iAphHyp1.2, whole genome shotgun sequence DNA region contains:
- the LOC138403016 gene encoding protein takeout-like has protein sequence MKHIVLLLLICLQIAYIYPTILTNPFRCFIWDTACVTALAQNIGSGYIPRIPELAAADLDPLEIDIFSFEKDGVLLEIKDTKVHGLKNLIIDELRSYSNLSLAHIVFRTDLLYTGFYKVNGSIFFQPINGEGGYWSSLKNVEIELFIPYDIVKNAKGVEFIEASNYNFRFDVKDNAQFHFDNLYYGDIERSELMHYLLNQHWKFVTTQYGRAVISNLVDSIAKEYKSYFRLVPLKLLVEY, from the exons ATGAAGCACATAGTATTGTTACTACTAATTTGTCTACAGATAGCGTACATTTATCCCAcaa TTCTGACAAATCcatttagatgttttatttgggaCACTGCGTGTGTGACAGCATTAGCTCAAAACATTGGCTCTGGGTATATTCCGAGGATTCCTGAATTGGCTGCTGCGGATCTAGATCCATTGGAAATTGACATTTTTAGTTTCGAAAAAGATGGTGTGTTACTTGAAATTAAAGATACGAAAGTCCACGGGCTAAAAAACTTGATTATAGATGAGTTGAG GTCATACTCAAATCTAAGCCTGGCCCATATAGTATTTCGTACAGACCTCCTTTATACTGGTTTCTATAAAGTTAACggttcaatattttttcaaccGATAAACGGGGAGGGTGGTTACTGGTCATCTCTGa AGAACGTGGAAATAGaattatttattccatatgACATCGTGAAAAATGCAAAAGGTGTCGAATTTATAGAAGCATCGAATTATAATTTCCGATTCGACGTTAAAGACAACGCACAATTTCACTTTGATAACCTTTATTACGGAGACATAGAGCGCA GTGAATTGATGCACTACCTACTCAATCAACATTGGAAATTTGTAACGACGCAATATGGTAGAGCTGTCATATCAAATCTCGTAGATAGCATCGCAAAGGaatataaaagttattttcGTTTGGTGCCTTTAAAGTTATTGGTGGAATACTAA
- the LOC117986684 gene encoding uncharacterized protein, whose amino-acid sequence MDKLPVDHVINDLDNLHFNWSDVMVGGLQNAVIDDLKIHVELKTIRVLFHTNLNMEFNYVMDGVVLSVFPVFGTGKGELKLKNIIMEMLFIFDIVKDDNGKDIMDLKNYYYGYETVDGIEAYFDNLYNGDKKKSEIFHNIVNESWMIMNANFGKSFQRKITSKIFAAVKIYMRSHPLEELALY is encoded by the exons ATGGATAAACTGCCCGTGGACCACGTTATAAACGATCTTGATAACTTACATTTTAATTGGTCCGATGTAATGGTGGGAGGATTGCAAAATGCTGTTATTGATGATCTCAA GATACATGTGGAATTGAAAACTATTCGAGTTTTATTTCACACTAATTTGAATATGGAATTCAACTATGTTATGGACGGAGTAGTTTTATCTGTTTTTCCTGTTTTTGGTACAGGGAAGGGAGAATTAAAACTAA AGAATATAATAATGGAGATGTTATTTATATTTGATATTGTAAAAGATGACAATGGAAAAGACattatggatttaaaaaactattattacggATATGAAACAGTTGACGGTATTGAAGCTTACTTTGATAATCTATACAACGGTGACAAGAAAAAGA GTGAAATCTTTCATAATATAGTTAATGAAAGTTGGATGATAATGAATGCTAACTTTGGAAAATCTTTCCAAAGAAAAATTACCAGCAAAATCTTTGCAGCAGTTAAAATTTACATGCGTTCGCATCCTTTAGAGGAGTTGgctttatattaa